CCTGCTCCCGGCCGATTGCAGGATTTTGTCCAGCGGCAGGTACAGGAGGCTGCCGCCGCCGGCGCGCTGATCGATGACGATCTTGCTGGTCGACTCGAGCACCTGTTGCATGGTCTGCAGGTACAGCCGCTCGCGCATTACAGCGGGCGCCTTCTGGTATTCCGCCAGCACTTGCGTGAAGCGGGAGGCCTCGCCCTCGGAGCTTGCCACCACCCGCTGGCGATAGCCCTGAGCTTCCTCGAGCAGTCGCGCCGCAGCGCCCTTGGCCTTGGGGATGACATCGTTGGCGTATGCCTGGCCCTCGTTCTTCAGGCGCTCCCTGTCCTGGCCCGCCTTGACCGCATCGTCGAAGGCGGATTGCACCTGCTCGGGCGGCTGCGCGTTCTGCATCGTCACCTTGCTCACCAGGATGCCCGTCTGGTAGCGATCGAGAATCCCCTGCATGAGCTTGGTCGCCTCCGCGGCCACCTGCTCGCGGCCCTCGTAGAGCACGAAGTCCATCTTGCTCTTGCCCACGATCTCGCGAATCGCGGTTTCCGCGGCCTGCAGCACCGCGTCGTCGGTGTCGCGATTGTTGAAGAGGTAGTCCTCGGGGCTCTTCAGAATGTACTGGACCGCAAACTGGATATCGATGATGTTCTCGTCGTCGGTGAGCATCAGCGCCTCTTTCAGCACCTTGCTCTTGACGTTGTTGCGGTATCCGACCTCCACCGTGCGCACCTGCGAGAGGTTCACGATCTCGGCCGACTCGATCGGATACGGCAGGTGCCAGCGCGGCCCCGGCTGGGTGGTCTCGTGATACTTGCCGAAGCGCAGCACCACGCCACGGTTACTGGCATCGACGATGTAGAACCCGCTCGCAAGCCACACCAGCAAAACCAGGATGGCAAGGAGCAGCACGCCGCCGCCGCCGACACGCGCGCCGCCGTCGCCCCCGCCCGAGGGCGGCTGACTGCCCCCCTTGCGGCCGAACAATCCGTTCAGCTTGGCATTCAGATTGCGCAATAGTTCGTCGAGGTCGGGCGGGCCTTCGTTGCCTCGTTTGCCCCACTGCGGATCGTTCAACGACATGGCTGGCTATTGGAGTTCGCTACAGGATGACCGCGCTATCAGGCGGCCGCTATCTTTTTGGATTGCTGGCTGTGGCTGCGAATCGCTGCGCGTACCGCGGCGAGCCCCGACCGGTCGCGCGCGCTGAGCCAAATCTTTGAAATGCTACCACACTCATCGCGCACAACCTCCGGTTCGATCCCCAGCAGGTCGACCTTGTTGTAGACGAGCAGCTGCGGGATCCCGCCCGCCCCGATCTCGTCCAGCACCTTGTCGACGTCGACCGCCTGCTGGTCGTGGCCGGGATGGGCCGCATCGATCACGTGCAGCAGCAGATCCGCCTGCACGGTCTCTTCGAGAGTGGCGCGAAACGCCGCGACCAGCGTATGCGGTAGCCCGCGGATGAACCCGACCGTGTCGGAGACGACGGCCTCGGTCTGGGCGTCGAGCTGGATGCGCCGCGAGGTGGTATCGAGGGTTGCGAACAGCTGGTCGGCCGCGTACGCGGACGCTTGCGCGAGGGCATTGAAGAGCGTCGACTTGCCCGCGTTCGTGTATCCGACCAGGGACACGTTGAAGACCTCGGCCCGGTGCCGGGCGCGGCGCTGAACGCGGCGCTGCGAGCGCACCTTGTCGAGCTTCTCCCGCAGCACCTTCATGCGATTGCCGACCAGCCGCCGGTCGGTTTCGAGCTGGGTCTCGCCGGGCCCGCGCAAGCCGATGCCGCCCTTCTGCCGCTCCAAGTGGCTCCAGCCATGCTTGAGCCGGGTCGACAAGTGCTGCAACTGGGCGAGCTCGACCTGCAGCTTGCCTTCATGGCTGCGTGCCCGCTGGGCGAAGATATCGAGAATGAGGCTGGTGCGATCGATGACCCGGCGCTTGAGCCGCAGCTCCAGGTTGCGCTGCTGTGCCGGGGCCAGGTCGTGGTTGAAGATGACCACGTCGGCACCGAGATCGGTGGCCACGCGTTCGAGCTCTGCGACCTTGCCGCTGCCGGCGAAATAGGCAGGATCGGGTCGCTCGCGGCGCCCGCCCACGGTCGCCAGCGCGGCCACGCCGGCGCTCGAGGTGAGCTGCTTCAGCTCCGCGACGCTTTCGGCATGACCGACCTCACCCAGGTCGAGGCCAACCAAGATGGCCCGGTGACCGTTACCCGGACGCTCCAGCATCAGCTCTCTTGCGCTTGTTCCGCCTGCAGGTTGACCGGTCGGGAGGGTACGACGGTGGAAATGGCATGCTTGTATACCATCTGAGTGACCGTATTGCGCAACAGCACCACGTACTGGTCGAACGACTCGATCTGGCCCTGGAGCTTGATGCCATTTACCAGGTAGATTGACACCGGTACATGCTCCTTGCGCAGCGCGTTGAGGAATGGGTCTTGTAATAATTGGCCTTTTCCGCTCATATTGACTCCATTCTAGTCGGTCCCACCGCGGCACTGTACGCGATTTCGGCGGCGAATACCATAAAACGGGCCGCCGCCGCCCGGCGCCGATAGCCGGCGCAAATGCAATAAGAACCGCGCCGCACGATTCGGTTCCGAAAATTCGCCGAGCTCTCTGCAAGCTACCTGCCCGGAGGCATCTTGCCGTCATGCTACGCGTCCGTCATGGGCCGGCTTGCCGTCGCGCTTTGGGGCAGCACGCCCCTAGTCTCTTGCGGGCGGCACGCCCCGAGTCGTCAGCGGGCGCGGCGCCCTGAACCGTGCACGTAAGGATTGTCGCCCTGGCGGTATTCGATTCTGAGCGGCGTCCCGTGCAGCTTGAAAACGGCGCGCACCCGACCTTCCAGGTAGCGGCGATAGCTTTGCGGCAAATTGGCCACACCCGTGCCGTGGGCCACCACGATGGGGGGATTGTTCCCGCCCTGATGGGCATAGCGCAGCTTCGGCCGGTTGAGCCCCTTGCGCGGCGGCGGGTAGGCGGCAATCGCGTCCCGGACCACGCGGGTGAGTCTCGGCGTCGGCATTTTCAGAAACGCAGCCCGATACGCTTCGTCCACGGCCCGCATGAGCGCATCGAGCCCCTGGCCGTTGCGCGCGGAGATGAACTGGAAGCGAGCGAAGTCGAGGTAGTTGAGACGGCGCTCCAGCTGCGCCTTGAGCTGCGAGCGCTCGGCGGCGCTGAGCCGGTCGCACTTGTTGACGGCCACCACGGTGGCGCGGCCCGCATCGATCACGTAGCCGGCGATATTGCCGTCCTGGTCGCTCACGCCTTCGAGGGCGTCGACGACCAGAATCGCGACATTGGCCTGCTCGATCGCCTGCATGGCGCGAATGACTGAAAATTTCTCGATCGGGTCCGAAACCCTCGCCCGCCGCCGCAGTCCGGCCGTGTCCACGAGCGTGTAACCGCGGCCCCGATGGTCAAATTCGACTTCGATACTGTCGCGGGTCGTGCCGGCGGTCTCGGAGGTGATGAGGCGCTCGGCGCCGAGCAAGGTATTGATGAGGGTGGACTTGCCGGCATTCGGCCGTCCCACCACCGCGATCCGCGGCCGCTTTTCCCCGCGCTCGGCTGCGTCATCGGGCTCCGGCTCCGGCGCGCCGGCGACCGCATCCAGCATGTCCTCGATCAGCGCGGCAACGCCATCGCCGTGCGCCGCCGAGACCGGCCAGGGCGCGCCCAGCCCGAGCTCGTGGAACTCCGCCGCCGCGACGCTGCGGTCGAGACCTTCGGCCTTATTGATCACCAGCCAGATGCGCTGCCCGCTTTCCCGCAGGCGCTGAGCGATCACTGCGTCCTGGGCTGTCAATCCCTCGCGGCCGTCAGCGAGGAAAACGACCGCGTCGGCCTCCGTGATGGCGCCCAGCGTCTGCCGCGCCATCTGCAGCGGCAATCCCGCGCTGGCCGCGGGCTCGAAACCTCCCGTATCGACCACCAGAAACGGCCGCGCGCCGACGCGCCCACGTCCATAGTGCCGATCGCGGGTGACGCCGGGCGTATCGGCGACGATGGCCGAGCGCGAGCGGGTCAGCCGGTTGAACAGCGTCGACTTGCCCACGTTGGGGCGTCCGACGATTACGAGCGTGGGAAGCACGGCATTGGTTCCTGGCGTACCCGGGACGGTGCTGCGAACCCCGCTGACCGCATGGCCACTACGGTCATCTCACGGCGATACTGAAAATGCCGCCGTTGCGGGTCTGAACGAGCACGCTGTCGCGGGTCGAAACCGGCGGCAACAGGATGGCACTGCCGTCGGTCGCCATGC
This sequence is a window from Betaproteobacteria bacterium. Protein-coding genes within it:
- the hflK gene encoding FtsH protease activity modulator HflK; translated protein: MSLNDPQWGKRGNEGPPDLDELLRNLNAKLNGLFGRKGGSQPPSGGGDGGARVGGGGVLLLAILVLLVWLASGFYIVDASNRGVVLRFGKYHETTQPGPRWHLPYPIESAEIVNLSQVRTVEVGYRNNVKSKVLKEALMLTDDENIIDIQFAVQYILKSPEDYLFNNRDTDDAVLQAAETAIREIVGKSKMDFVLYEGREQVAAEATKLMQGILDRYQTGILVSKVTMQNAQPPEQVQSAFDDAVKAGQDRERLKNEGQAYANDVIPKAKGAAARLLEEAQGYRQRVVASSEGEASRFTQVLAEYQKAPAVMRERLYLQTMQQVLESTSKIVIDQRAGGGSLLYLPLDKILQSAGSRGAPLPQSRQDATEASPAQTQRSREAFRSRERESR
- the hflX gene encoding GTPase HflX — protein: MLERPGNGHRAILVGLDLGEVGHAESVAELKQLTSSAGVAALATVGGRRERPDPAYFAGSGKVAELERVATDLGADVVIFNHDLAPAQQRNLELRLKRRVIDRTSLILDIFAQRARSHEGKLQVELAQLQHLSTRLKHGWSHLERQKGGIGLRGPGETQLETDRRLVGNRMKVLREKLDKVRSQRRVQRRARHRAEVFNVSLVGYTNAGKSTLFNALAQASAYAADQLFATLDTTSRRIQLDAQTEAVVSDTVGFIRGLPHTLVAAFRATLEETVQADLLLHVIDAAHPGHDQQAVDVDKVLDEIGAGGIPQLLVYNKVDLLGIEPEVVRDECGSISKIWLSARDRSGLAAVRAAIRSHSQQSKKIAAA
- the hfq gene encoding RNA chaperone Hfq: MSGKGQLLQDPFLNALRKEHVPVSIYLVNGIKLQGQIESFDQYVVLLRNTVTQMVYKHAISTVVPSRPVNLQAEQAQES
- the der gene encoding ribosome biogenesis GTPase Der, producing MLPTLVIVGRPNVGKSTLFNRLTRSRSAIVADTPGVTRDRHYGRGRVGARPFLVVDTGGFEPAASAGLPLQMARQTLGAITEADAVVFLADGREGLTAQDAVIAQRLRESGQRIWLVINKAEGLDRSVAAAEFHELGLGAPWPVSAAHGDGVAALIEDMLDAVAGAPEPEPDDAAERGEKRPRIAVVGRPNAGKSTLINTLLGAERLITSETAGTTRDSIEVEFDHRGRGYTLVDTAGLRRRARVSDPIEKFSVIRAMQAIEQANVAILVVDALEGVSDQDGNIAGYVIDAGRATVVAVNKCDRLSAAERSQLKAQLERRLNYLDFARFQFISARNGQGLDALMRAVDEAYRAAFLKMPTPRLTRVVRDAIAAYPPPRKGLNRPKLRYAHQGGNNPPIVVAHGTGVANLPQSYRRYLEGRVRAVFKLHGTPLRIEYRQGDNPYVHGSGRRAR